CAAGATACTTGAATACGGTAATTTAGAAAATGGACAAGAATGGTTGATTATGGATTACATCGAAGGAGTATTATTTGATAATATCATTACTGATATTCCAATGAACATAAAGCTAAACTTATTTGAACAATTAGGCGAAGAATTAGGAAAGATACACTCATTTAAAACATTCAACTTTTTCGGAGAATGGGATGAAGGTGGTAATAGTATAAAAAATATAACGAATTATTTTGATTTTTTTGTTACAAATGTAGAACAGGATATAGAACTTGTACTTAGCCAAGACATACCTGATAAAGAGGCATTGATTAAGGCTATAGATCAAATTCGAAATAACTATAGTTTATTAAAAATAAATCCAACATCAAGATTATTACATAATGATTTTGACGGAAGAAATGTTTTAGTTAATAAAGTAGGTGAAGAGTATTTTATAAACGGAGTTATAGATTTTGAAGGAAGTTATCCAGGAAATCCAGAAACAAATTTTATTGGACTTTATTTTAGATACTTCTTAGAAAATGGAGATTATGAGAAAGCTTTTTTCAGGGGATATGAAAAGCATTTACAGTTAAACGAAGGATTTAATGAAAGAATGTTTACTTATCTATTGTGTTTTATAGTTGGTAATTGTAGCTGGGCTTATTGGCAAGCACCAGAATATTATAAGCAAAATATTGAATTTTTATATAAAATACTTGGCTAATGGTCTTTTTCAGACAATTGGTCTTAGGGCAAAGATGAATAAAAACATCCCATCGGCTAACAGTGCATTTGCTCAAGGTTACACTAGGGTATAACCTTAGGGAGATGTGCACCACATCCCTTCGCTGGGAGCAAAGTTCCACTTTTGTGGTCTATCTCTGAGGTCCAGCTCAAGGACGTCGCAAATACGGGAACGGTAAGTGACACCTCAATATCATGGCCGATCCTTGAAGACAATTTACTTAAAGATCTATTAGTGAAGTTATTAATATAATTATGCGAAATAAAAAGTAATAGAATTTTGTGAGAAGGTGAAGGTTTGAATCAAAATACGATCAGCATTAGTACTACAATTATTTGGATAGTTAC
This window of the Proteiniborus sp. DW1 genome carries:
- a CDS encoding aminoglycoside phosphotransferase family protein yields the protein MLSYSEDQIKEILTTILHNNKFDIVPVGNHHLKRHLVYRINIENEKSIIFKLYYKTRRRSREIASLKSLESSNVKCPKILEYGNLENGQEWLIMDYIEGVLFDNIITDIPMNIKLNLFEQLGEELGKIHSFKTFNFFGEWDEGGNSIKNITNYFDFFVTNVEQDIELVLSQDIPDKEALIKAIDQIRNNYSLLKINPTSRLLHNDFDGRNVLVNKVGEEYFINGVIDFEGSYPGNPETNFIGLYFRYFLENGDYEKAFFRGYEKHLQLNEGFNERMFTYLLCFIVGNCSWAYWQAPEYYKQNIEFLYKILG